AGGTTCAGTTCATCAAGATCATTATCGCAGGAAAGACCGATGAAGCATGACGGTGCGTTTCCCACGCTGCTAGATCTGGATGCATCACTGGCATCTCGTGGTGTCTCCGGCGCAGATCGACAAATGCTTCTCAAACTGGCCAAACCCGCCATGGCCTTCCCGTCAACGGTAATGGAAGACAGCAACATACCAACAGGCACCAGCAAGATTGGTGGTGCTCCTGATATGCCGCGGGGTATGGGCTGGCCTTTTCGGGAGGCAACCGAAGTCGGAATGAGAGAGGTGGCACAGCTGCGTAAAATGCTCGCAGAAAACCCCAGCGATTATCTGGAAGGCGAGTTGTCTCTGAAAGCGCCCCTCGCATCAGCAGCTGCGCCACTCACCTTCATGGCGCAAGTCGATCTTGTGGCCTGTGCCGCAACGGGAGGCGATATGGATCCCGACATTCCAACGGAAGGAATATTCCTGCTCTTTTACGACCTCGTATTCCGGCCTTGGTATGGTCATGAATCAAGCGGGAATGCCGTCTTCCGGCTTCTGCATGTCACAGCCGAAAAGACGATGCTTGTGCGGCGGGAACCTCCAGAGATCGGCTATCCCCTTTTCGGTTCCATGGAGGAGTTCAAGGATCGGCTGCCATCGGCGCTCCTCGATCCCGTGCCCACATACACATTGCCGGACTCAGGCTCCTCTCCGTTTCTACTTCATTACGACATCACCAAACCATTGCCGCATGACGAATGGCTGGACAGTGACCGTTTCAGCCTTGGAAGCGCAATCCAATTGGGTGGTTGGCCGGAAAACATACAAGGCGATATGGCAATTGAACTGGCAGCCGATGATGCCGGTATTGAACTGCCTTACGGCGACGCGTTCCTACCTGCCGCGCGGGCCATCGAACCCCTGGCGGAACAATGGGTTCACCTGATCCAGCTCGGCGATTACGACACGCCTTACAATGATTTCGACGGGCTCTATCACGTCTGGATCAAACGCGAAGACCTTCGACGGCGAGATTTCACCAAGGCGCGTCTTGTCTACCGAACAACCTGAGCCCCGTCACCTTCCAATTGCCATGTTTGCCATCCCAATTCCAGGGTATTGAAAGGAGCAGCTAGGCTCGACACAAAGGCTCAGCGGGGTTCCGTTTAAGAGGTGCCTTCGGCTCGGCTTGGCCATCTCCCGGCCGCTCAGGACATTCATTTGACGGCCGAGACGCGCAAATCGATCGATCAGGCTGATGACTTGTCTGGGAGAAATGGGTCGGGATGATGTAACACCCACGATCCCTGGTGCGATGATCCATCCGGTTGCGCCTGGTTCAACCCTGCCCTTAGACGTGTCTCCGCCTTCAAACGTGGACTGCCGACCGCCACCGCCGATGTGTCTGCAAAATGAATGACCAGTCCGAGAGAGAACTTGGCAGGATCGTTCGATGTGGCGTTCTTCCCGTCCGCGTCAACATAGAATTGGGAAATATCAGATTGACGCGACGCAGCACCAACCGCTCTATTGGCATTCAATGGCAAGAAAATGCGTATAGCAGTTAGATGGCAAGCTGCCCAAGCAAGAGCAACAGAGATCAACCAACTCCTGAACTGATCTGGAGGCCTTTTGTGACAAGCACACCAAGCAGCGAAGAGCGTATTCCTCTATCAAAGCTGAATTTCCCGAAATTTCATTACCGAAGCAATGAACGCCTCGTCGGCAAGTTTCCGGAAGACAGGCTTCTCTTCGTTTACGATGGCGTTTGTGTGCTCTGCTCGGGTGGCGCTAAAATGGTGGCAAAACGTGACAAATTCGACCGCGTTCGTTTTGTTAGCGGTCAATCTGAGCTTGGGAAGGAGTTCTTCAAGCATTACGGTTTGCCTTCCACTGAGTTTACAGCGCAGCTCGTGATCGCTGACGGTGAAGCGTTCACAGGCTTCGATGGTTTCGCCGAGACCATCAGACGACTCCCCATCAGCTGGCTGCATCTGGGCAGGCTATTGCGATACCTGCCATTCAAGGAAAAGATATACAGCTGGTTGGCAAGAAATCGTTATCGCGTGTTTGGGCGCCGTTCCAACTGTATGATACCGCCCGTGGAATTGAAGAAGCGATTTATCGCTTGATCAAACAGTTAAACCGGATCAATCGGATTGGGCCGATCAGGTTGGTATCAACACGGTTCCATAGGCGAAAATCAGAAATGGGTATGAAACACATATGACAAAGATCACCGCCATCCTCGTATGCCTGCTGCTTGCAGGCTGCATGGGAGAAGATGATCCGGTGCCAACCACGGTGTGCGATGAGCCGGATCCGGTAACGGGAGTCCAAAGCTGCGGGTGATGTGGAGTCTGAGATCAGGCTAATGGATTAAGTGTTATCAGCCTTCATTCTGCTTGATTTGCGCCATGGCGCCGAGCAGCGCGTGTTCGACTCCGCTCTTCGTGTTCCCGGCGACGAAAACGATATTTCCCCCGGCTTCGGCGGCAGTCGTTACGGCCTCCATCTCGTTCACGGAGGTGAAGAAATCCAGCGCGTCCTTGTCTGTCAGGCCCGTGGTGGCCGTGAATTTTTTCAAAGCCTCGGCATTCCCTTCCGCAATGATATTGCGGAACTTGGCATAGGCCTCACCCTTGATGCGCAGGGATTCTCCCTCGGCATTCGCCGCGGCAACGGATTTGATCCGCAGCGCCTCGCCTTCATTCGTCGCGGCGTCTTTCAGGCGTTGGGCGGCGATCACCCGGTCGAAGGCTTCCCGAAGCTCGGTCGAGGGCTGCGGGTCATCCACGAGGACGTTCTCGATCTTGAAGCCGAACTCGCCCATCCGGGCAGCGAGAGTTTGCTCCACATCCGTTTCGAACGCGTCACGGGACTTGAACAGATCATCGAATGTCATGCTCGAGGCTGTGGCACGAACCTGGTTCACGACATATGAGCGGATCTGGGTTTCCGGGTCATCGAGACGGTAGAAGGCATCCTGCGCGCCGCCCTCCTTCACCGCGAACTGGACACGGATCGGAACGACCACGAACGCGTTGTCCGAGCTTTTCACGCCCACGTCTTCGCCGATCTCGCGGACGCGCATCGAAAAATTGCTCGTGGCGGACTGGATGGGCCAGGGCAGCTTGAAAGAAAGCCCCGCCTGACGAACCGAGCTGAATTTCCCGAAGGTCTCGATCAGCCGGACGTTTTGCTGACTGGTGATGACAATCATCGATGGGAGCAGGAGGATCACCAGGAAGATGATGATAGGGAGCCAGGGGTTGGAAAGCAGGAAATACATGATGGCCCTTTCGGGATGGGGTTTCGGAACAGGTCAGTGATCAGGAAATGCGTATTCAGCCAAGCTGTCGTCAATTTAAGTAATCGGCGTCCGTGACTTTCTCCATCCACGTAACAGGTGATCCGTCGATGGATTCCTGTATTGCGATATGGCTCATGGCGGTGTCGGGAGCGGCGCCGTGCCAGTGCTTTTCCCCGGCCGCAAACCAGACGACATCACCGGCGCGAATTTTCTCGACCGGCCCGCCCTCACGCTGGACGCGGCCACAGCCAAAGGTCACGATCAAAGTCTGACCGGCCGGATGGGTGTGCCATGCCGTGCGCGCGCCCGGCTCGAATGTCACATGAGCGCCACTGGTACGGCCCGGAGCCTCCGCCGAGAACAACGGATCGATACGGACAGGACCGGTAAACCAGTCAGCCGGGCCAGCACCGGAGGGCGTTTGCCCCGGGCGGATGATTTTCATTTGCCAATCCTTTCGCTTGTTTGCAGTTGCTGCATGATCTGCTGAACATCTCCGAAATGCACCCTCGCTCCGTGCCTGGCGTAGATCTGAACAGTAGATCCCGAGTTAGTCGATCTGAAGCTGCACATTATGCGGAGCTGGGGCATGGAGATGCCCAGAATATGTTGACATGTTTACACCCGAAATGGGCGTTGCGAATATCCTTGCTTCGTCACCAGCGTCCCGATCAGGATCAGACCGCCGTTCAAAGCGGGTTTTGCCAGAAATATACCTTCGGTGTTAGGGTCATCTCACCCCCACATCCGGAGATCATCATGCGCATTCTCCTGCCAATCCTTTTCCTCGCCCAACTCTCGGCATGCGTCGAGGCTGAATCACCGGCGATCCTGCGCGACCGGCAGGAGGCCGCATGCACCGCCGTCATCGCCGCACATGTTCGGCGTCCCGCCAGCTCCGTCGCCTCTCGTTGGCTTTCCGAGACAGGGGGCGTGGCGAAAGTCGAAGCATGGGACAGCGACCGGCGGCATATCTGCGATGTGGACAGCTCAGCAGAGGTTCTGGGCTATTCTCATCCGAATGCGTGACCTGAGCCCTTCCGATTGTAAGGCCCTACCCCGCTGGAAAAGGTGAATAGTCAGTTCCATATGCCTTCGCCGGGCTGGCAGGAAAGCTCTGATTCGGCCAGTAAACGACTTGCTTTCGCTTTGCTGAGGCATGACCCGAGCAATTGCAGCGGAGTCATACTATCCGCCCACCCTGTTTTCTTTTGAGCAGACATATCGGATGCAACACTATCAGTCCAAATCCGCCTTACCCGCTATGACATGCGCAGTTTGGTCACCCCCCTACCCTCCTATCTTCAACGAAACGCCGAAGACGATGGCGAGTCCAAGGATACTTTATAATCTCGCCAACACATCCCGGAGATCATTGCTGGTTTCGTCGACACTGCATTCCGGGAAATTGCCGGACATGAAATCGCGATACACTATCGAACGAGAATTTCATGCGATCTCTGTTGGCCAGCGCTTTTCTGGTCTGCGCAACTACCCGCCCTTTCTTCGCTGACTCGGCGAAATCCCGCGTTCTGATGGACATCCGGACATCGGATATGCTGAAGAACCGTATGAATGGGGTCAGCATCGTGGCCGATTGGCAACCACCCAAAACTTGGGATTGTGAAGATCGCTGGCAACCATGTCACAAAAGCCGCAACCGGACCGACTTCCCGAAAGAGTTCGCGCTTCAAGGCCCGATCTCACATATTCTTACGCTGCACGAGGAGTTTGTCGATCCGGCGCCCGTCCACATCCACAACCTCGATCCGCCAGCCGCCAAGCTCGAAATGTTCGCCCGGTTGCGGCAACATCCCCAGCTTTTCCAACACGAGGCCAGCCACCGTCGCGTAGTCGCGATCCCCGTCGAGCAACAATCCTATTCGTTCCGCGAATTCATCGACGGGGGTCCAACCTGCCACCAGAAGGCTGCCGTCCTCGCGGGAAACGATCTTCGCTTCGGCTCCTTCGCCCTCGTGGAATTCACCGACAATTGCCTCGAGTACGTCCATCGGGGTGATGATTCCCTCGAAATGACCGTATTCGTCATATACGAGAACCATATGCGCAGGGGTCTTGCGTAGCATCTCGAGCACATCAAGCGCAGCCATCCCGTCGCGAACCACCGGCGCTTCGACGATCAGATCGCGCAGTTCCGGCGCTACACCGGATGCTCCGGCATCAAGGAAATCGCGGGACTTGACGACACCGACAATATCGTCGGGACCGCCACCTCGCACCGGAAGACGCGAATGATCCGTTTCCCGAAAGCGCGCGACCACGGCCGCCGGATCATCCGCTATATCCACGAGTTCGACCTCGTGCCTCGGCACCATCAGCCCCCGCGCCGTGCGGTCGGCAATCCGCATTACCCCGGCGATCATCTCGGTTTCGGCCACTTCCATCACGCCGGCGGTGCGGGCCTCCGACAGAACCAGCCTGATCTCCTCATCCGTCACGCCGTTATCCGGGGTGCCGGACTGACCGAGAAGCGCAAGCACGATCTTGCCAGATTTGTCGAGCAGCCAAACCACCGGCGCGGCGGCAATCGAGATGGCTTGAAGAAGCGGCGCGATCCGCGCGGCCGCGCTTTCGGGGGCACGAAGCGCGATCTGCTTGGGCACCAATTCCCCGAACACCAGCGATAGATAGGTGATCGCGACCACAACACCCCCGACACCGATGGTCTGTGCCAGGGCGACGCTCAACCCGGCCGCAGTCAGGGCATCGGCCAAGCGCACGCCGAGCGTCGCCCCCGAAAAGGCCCCGGACAGGATACCGACCAGGGTGATGCCGATCTGCACGCTGGACAGGAACCTGCCGGGGTCCGCCGCAAGGCGCATGGCGATCCCGGCCCCGCGGCTGCCATTATCGGCCATGACCTTGAGACGCGCAGTGCGCGAAGAGACGACGGCAAGCTCGGACATGGCCAGAACGCCATTAACAAGCGTCATGGTAAAAACGATCAGGATCTCAAGCAGCATGCTCTATCGGTTCCCTACGGGTCCAATCTCTCTTCCGGTTCTCGCGGCCAACGTTCCTCCTGAACATCCGCCACCTTGACCCAGCCTAAACTAGGTCGGACATGGCGACCATGGAAATGATGCGCCTCCTCTCTCTCACGATCATCTTATCCCATGCCGACACGGATGAGCGATAGAAGCAGATCATCACAGTGGCGAAGGTGGGAACGGATGCCATAGATGCGGAATGCATCTCGGATTTCATCTGTCCGAGATACCTGCGCCATTCCGAAGATCGATGCCGGATGGGATTGCTTTCCTTGCGGCGCCTTCAGCGGTTCGGCCATAATTTACCCAAATCGCCCGTCTTTCCATGATTCTGAGCGTCGCGAGCCGAAATGCCGTCATTCGAACAAGATTACTCCTTTGGTGGCGATAGATGTCTGCTCGCCTTGACCATGACATATGCGCCGACCAAACTATCCTTGGTCATTTTGACCACCTCCCTGTTGGACTTGCCTCGCGCCGACCGGCGCGAGGTCTTTAATTCGACTGCTTGCAAGATTTTGGGGGTGGATCAGGTCTGAGATTCAAACAGGATGCTGGCAGCGAGATAGCCCGTATGTGGTGGTGCGGGACCTACTTCGTTTTTCCAGACCCGGGCAGTTTTCGAAGCCCTTGGGGTGGACAGAGGCTTAATTCTGCCAAGCAGGAACGTCTTGAGCTTGAAAATGAAAGACTCGGATCAGGGGTCCTGCAGCTCATCAAGTCGCGCGTTGGCAAGCTCAGCGTAGGCTTCATCAATCTCGATGCCTATCCCGTGCCAGCCAAGTATCTGGGCCGCGACCAGCGTGGTGCCTGACCCCACGAATGGATCCAGAACGACACCTGCCTTGCCGTGCATGCGAAGGCATCGCAGCGGAAGGCCGACGGGAAAAGCTGCGGGATGATTGAACTTTCCGGCCCTGCTGCGAACCGTCTCGTAAGGAATGTACCAGGAGTTTCCAGCGCATCTCCTGTCCGATCTCGCATGTCTCCAGCGGTCAATATTACTCTTGTCCTGGTAGGGTACGCCGACAGCGAGACGATCAATTTTCACATCGCCACGCTTCGTAAAATGGAAGATCTCTTCGTGAGTGCGGTTCAGATATCGCTGGCTGTTGACCGGTTTGAAATGGCCGATCGATTTCTCTCCGATACTGATATTCTTGACCCATGAAATCCGATTCTGCAGCATCAGGTGCTTTCGAAACTCCGCCGCGACATCCGACGAAATCCACGGATCCGGCCCCGCACCGAGATTGATAAAGACTGATCCGTCATCCGCCAGCACCCGCGTAATCTGCGAGGCAATTTCTTCCATCCATTCCATATATTCGGAACGAGGCTTGCTGTCGTGATACGTGCGATACCTGATGCCAATATTATATGGCGGGGAGGTGACCACGGCATCAATACTGTTTGCTTCGATCTTGCGCAGGAGATCAAGGCAGTCACCGACCACAACGGTCTGGGAAGGATCATGGTCCTTGCGAGATGGGATCGTGTTGGGAAAGGCGGGAAAAACAGGCGCGGCATCGAGATGCCCGCGCTGCAGGAAATTGCGATCATTGATTGTCATTCTTGTCGGCACTCCGGTTAAACAAGCCGACAGGAATAATAGTGCCGTAAATGCTGCTGGAAACAAGTGTGTGCGCGTAATCCACAGGTTTCGATTGCTGTGGCTCTCCCATGGCCAGGCAGGGAATGAACTGAGTGAAGGCCTTTTCCACAACCGCCACGCGCCTCGTGTTGCCTTCATCAATCACGCCGGCCTGCTGCCCAGCGTCGATGGTTTTCCTGAGCAGCCTTTCCACACTTTTCACGCCAATCCACTTACGCCAGCGGGCCAGGGTACGCGGATTGAGCGGAGGGCAATGGGAGATAGATTTGACACTTCAGCGGAGGGCTAATTGCCTTACTCACCGCGCCCTGGCTGTCAGGCAATTGAAATCACAGCACCTGCGGGAAATAGCAGTCCGTTGCAGGGGTGCGGCGCTGCAGAACAGGCAGATGCCGTTCGTCCTAAGTCCATACCAGGCAAGGCCCGATGCGGCTGATCTCGATCTTGGAGGTATCGCTAAGATGTTCCTCATCGACCTACTGGAAATCGACCCGGCAGGGGCTAGATGTTGACAACTTCGAGATTGTAATCGCGGATGAAGGTGTCGGTCATGGCAACTCCGGGACCATCAGGTCATCAACTGGACCATCCAGATGCAACCGTGCGCCGGTCAGAGCTTGCAGTTCGTCAAGGGAAACCGTGGTCAATTTCTCGCGCAGCACAAAATGCCCTTCCCGTATGTCCACGACTGCCAGCGACGTGTAGACGCGGGTCACACAGCCTAACCCGGTTAACGGCAAAGTGCAGGTCTCGACCAGCTTTGGCCGGCCGTCCTTGGTCACGTGATCGCTGATCACGGCGACCTGCTTCGCGCCATGAACCAGATCCATCGCGCCGCCCACCGCCGGAACATGCTTTGGCCCGGTAGACCAGTTCGCGAGATCGCCATTCGCGGCGACTTCATAGGCGCCAAGAATTGC
This region of Paracoccus saliphilus genomic DNA includes:
- a CDS encoding DNA-methyltransferase, with the protein product MTINDRNFLQRGHLDAAPVFPAFPNTIPSRKDHDPSQTVVVGDCLDLLRKIEANSIDAVVTSPPYNIGIRYRTYHDSKPRSEYMEWMEEIASQITRVLADDGSVFINLGAGPDPWISSDVAAEFRKHLMLQNRISWVKNISIGEKSIGHFKPVNSQRYLNRTHEEIFHFTKRGDVKIDRLAVGVPYQDKSNIDRWRHARSDRRCAGNSWYIPYETVRSRAGKFNHPAAFPVGLPLRCLRMHGKAGVVLDPFVGSGTTLVAAQILGWHGIGIEIDEAYAELANARLDELQDP
- a CDS encoding thiol-disulfide oxidoreductase DCC family protein; translation: MTSTPSSEERIPLSKLNFPKFHYRSNERLVGKFPEDRLLFVYDGVCVLCSGGAKMVAKRDKFDRVRFVSGQSELGKEFFKHYGLPSTEFTAQLVIADGEAFTGFDGFAETIRRLPISWLHLGRLLRYLPFKEKIYSWLARNRYRVFGRRSNCMIPPVELKKRFIA
- a CDS encoding DUF1963 domain-containing protein, with product MKHDGAFPTLLDLDASLASRGVSGADRQMLLKLAKPAMAFPSTVMEDSNIPTGTSKIGGAPDMPRGMGWPFREATEVGMREVAQLRKMLAENPSDYLEGELSLKAPLASAAAPLTFMAQVDLVACAATGGDMDPDIPTEGIFLLFYDLVFRPWYGHESSGNAVFRLLHVTAEKTMLVRREPPEIGYPLFGSMEEFKDRLPSALLDPVPTYTLPDSGSSPFLLHYDITKPLPHDEWLDSDRFSLGSAIQLGGWPENIQGDMAIELAADDAGIELPYGDAFLPAARAIEPLAEQWVHLIQLGDYDTPYNDFDGLYHVWIKREDLRRRDFTKARLVYRTT
- a CDS encoding hemolysin family protein: MLLEILIVFTMTLVNGVLAMSELAVVSSRTARLKVMADNGSRGAGIAMRLAADPGRFLSSVQIGITLVGILSGAFSGATLGVRLADALTAAGLSVALAQTIGVGGVVVAITYLSLVFGELVPKQIALRAPESAAARIAPLLQAISIAAAPVVWLLDKSGKIVLALLGQSGTPDNGVTDEEIRLVLSEARTAGVMEVAETEMIAGVMRIADRTARGLMVPRHEVELVDIADDPAAVVARFRETDHSRLPVRGGGPDDIVGVVKSRDFLDAGASGVAPELRDLIVEAPVVRDGMAALDVLEMLRKTPAHMVLVYDEYGHFEGIITPMDVLEAIVGEFHEGEGAEAKIVSREDGSLLVAGWTPVDEFAERIGLLLDGDRDYATVAGLVLEKLGMLPQPGEHFELGGWRIEVVDVDGRRIDKLLVQRKNM
- a CDS encoding SPFH domain-containing protein produces the protein MYFLLSNPWLPIIIFLVILLLPSMIVITSQQNVRLIETFGKFSSVRQAGLSFKLPWPIQSATSNFSMRVREIGEDVGVKSSDNAFVVVPIRVQFAVKEGGAQDAFYRLDDPETQIRSYVVNQVRATASSMTFDDLFKSRDAFETDVEQTLAARMGEFGFKIENVLVDDPQPSTELREAFDRVIAAQRLKDAATNEGEALRIKSVAAANAEGESLRIKGEAYAKFRNIIAEGNAEALKKFTATTGLTDKDALDFFTSVNEMEAVTTAAEAGGNIVFVAGNTKSGVEHALLGAMAQIKQNEG
- a CDS encoding cupin domain-containing protein; translation: MKIIRPGQTPSGAGPADWFTGPVRIDPLFSAEAPGRTSGAHVTFEPGARTAWHTHPAGQTLIVTFGCGRVQREGGPVEKIRAGDVVWFAAGEKHWHGAAPDTAMSHIAIQESIDGSPVTWMEKVTDADYLN
- a CDS encoding 3-oxoacid CoA-transferase subunit B, which gives rise to MDKLTNNQIAWRAAQDIADGAYVNLGIGFPEMVARYQPPGREAIFHTENGILNFGEAPAAGEEDWDLINAGKKAVTLKPGASFFHHADSFAMVRGGHLDVAILGAYEVAANGDLANWSTGPKHVPAVGGAMDLVHGAKQVAVISDHVTKDGRPKLVETCTLPLTGLGCVTRVYTSLAVVDIREGHFVLREKLTTVSLDELQALTGARLHLDGPVDDLMVPELP